Proteins co-encoded in one Novipirellula artificiosorum genomic window:
- the ilvC gene encoding ketol-acid reductoisomerase yields MAATIYYENDADLSHLKGKTIAILGYGSQGHAQAQNLRDSGCEVVIGQRPGSANYDLAVSHGFKPMPIADAVKAADVINVLLPDEVQADIYRDHIRDNLKKGDILMCSHGFNIHFGQIEPPKGIDTLLVAPKGPGHLVRSEYEKGGGVPCLIALGEGASEKTKQVGLAYAKGIGGTRGGVIETTFAEETETDLFGEQVVLCGGVSELVKAGFETLVEAGYQPEMAYFECMHELKLIVDLLYQGGLSYMRYSISNTAEYGDYVSGPRIITPETKLEMKRILTEIQTGEFARKWISENRAGAPFFKATRRRERLHGVEQIGLGLRRMMTWIDEKEV; encoded by the coding sequence ATGGCTGCAACAATTTACTACGAAAACGATGCAGACCTTTCCCACCTGAAAGGCAAAACGATTGCGATCCTCGGCTATGGCTCGCAAGGTCATGCTCAGGCTCAGAACCTGCGTGACAGCGGCTGCGAGGTCGTGATCGGTCAGCGTCCTGGATCGGCCAACTACGATTTGGCCGTTTCGCATGGTTTCAAACCGATGCCCATCGCCGATGCCGTGAAAGCGGCCGATGTGATCAATGTTCTGCTTCCCGATGAAGTGCAAGCGGATATCTATCGCGACCATATCCGCGACAACCTGAAAAAGGGCGACATCTTGATGTGCTCGCACGGCTTCAATATTCATTTTGGCCAGATCGAGCCACCGAAGGGAATCGACACCTTGTTGGTCGCGCCCAAAGGTCCGGGTCACCTGGTTCGCAGTGAATACGAAAAGGGGGGAGGCGTGCCGTGTTTGATCGCTTTGGGGGAAGGAGCCTCCGAAAAGACCAAGCAGGTCGGGTTGGCTTATGCCAAAGGCATTGGCGGAACTCGCGGTGGTGTGATCGAAACAACGTTTGCCGAGGAAACCGAAACCGACTTGTTTGGCGAACAGGTCGTCCTTTGCGGTGGTGTCAGCGAGTTGGTCAAAGCGGGTTTTGAAACGTTGGTCGAAGCAGGCTATCAGCCGGAAATGGCCTACTTCGAGTGCATGCACGAGCTGAAGCTGATCGTCGATCTGCTCTACCAAGGTGGCTTGAGCTACATGCGTTACAGCATCAGCAACACCGCCGAGTATGGCGATTATGTTAGTGGTCCGCGGATCATCACGCCGGAAACGAAGCTGGAGATGAAGCGTATCTTGACCGAGATTCAAACGGGCGAGTTCGCACGCAAGTGGATTTCCGAAAACCGCGCCGGTGCTCCCTTCTTCAAAGCGACCCGTCGTCGCGAACGACTCCATGGTGTCGAGCAGATCGGATTGGGACTGCGACGCATGATGACGTGGATCGACGAAAAGGAAGTCTAA
- a CDS encoding glycoside hydrolase, which translates to MQTTTRLLIVCFSIHCCATNLFAQAKDFSAVRAGVFFDNPLRTWDGFGFNYVETAHSYDMSKFNQEYGGFSLLDEQEKQEIVQLVFGEEGLKVGLVKMFLGANHQQEPGGSYDHESTTRNMRYFVKEGLKLTRQRGDDLQIITTLYGPPGFMTLQKANRGRDLDPKFKKELALYMIDWVKFLREEEQLPVKYLSLHNEGEDWHRWNHEGLTERRNHDYNLYWPVEQINEFLKFMPALLKEHGLDDVGMTPGEPSNWYRFAAWGLAHGIAKDTDAVNGLGLITSHGFYRGAYGHWFGEHNSVTNDLLREQRPGLHSWVTSTSWSAMDASFVKEIHGNIYTSKVNAIIPWAGIQRPTHWVGGDPNPGSAIKVDEDGNYEVRKGYYFYKQVSRAGQPGMGVAETFAMNSAVAVIGFSREQTDNADAFVVANLSKGTKNVSVQISGTDSKSFSAFITTSGDENFSPAGNYEVRNGAVFVEVPSGAVITFLGQ; encoded by the coding sequence ATGCAAACCACCACGCGATTACTGATTGTCTGCTTTTCGATTCATTGTTGTGCCACCAACTTGTTTGCACAGGCGAAGGATTTCTCTGCGGTTCGTGCCGGTGTCTTCTTTGACAATCCGCTGCGGACCTGGGATGGATTCGGATTCAACTATGTCGAAACAGCACATTCCTATGACATGTCGAAATTCAACCAGGAGTACGGCGGATTCAGCCTGCTCGATGAACAGGAAAAGCAGGAGATCGTTCAATTGGTCTTTGGCGAGGAGGGTTTAAAGGTTGGCTTGGTGAAGATGTTTTTGGGCGCCAATCACCAGCAGGAACCCGGTGGGTCCTATGACCATGAATCAACCACAAGGAATATGCGCTATTTCGTCAAGGAAGGGCTGAAGCTTACTCGGCAGCGTGGAGACGATTTGCAGATCATCACGACCCTGTACGGGCCTCCCGGTTTCATGACGCTTCAGAAGGCCAATCGAGGACGCGACCTTGATCCCAAGTTCAAGAAGGAACTCGCGCTCTACATGATCGACTGGGTCAAGTTCCTCAGGGAAGAGGAACAATTGCCAGTGAAGTATTTGTCCTTACACAACGAAGGCGAGGACTGGCATCGTTGGAACCACGAAGGACTGACCGAACGGCGCAATCATGATTACAACCTTTACTGGCCCGTTGAACAAATCAACGAGTTCCTAAAGTTTATGCCCGCGTTGTTGAAGGAACATGGATTGGATGACGTCGGCATGACACCGGGGGAACCATCGAATTGGTATCGCTTTGCCGCTTGGGGATTGGCGCACGGAATCGCCAAAGACACCGATGCAGTCAACGGGCTGGGTTTAATCACGTCTCATGGGTTTTATCGTGGTGCGTACGGACATTGGTTCGGAGAACACAACAGCGTGACCAACGACTTGCTGCGAGAACAGCGTCCTGGCTTGCACTCCTGGGTTACATCCACCAGTTGGTCAGCGATGGACGCCAGTTTCGTCAAAGAGATTCATGGCAATATTTATACCTCGAAGGTCAACGCAATCATCCCTTGGGCAGGCATTCAACGTCCGACCCACTGGGTTGGCGGTGACCCGAACCCGGGTTCTGCAATTAAAGTGGATGAAGACGGCAACTACGAGGTGCGCAAAGGATACTACTTCTATAAACAGGTATCGCGTGCCGGTCAGCCCGGTATGGGCGTGGCCGAAACGTTTGCAATGAACTCCGCAGTCGCCGTGATTGGCTTCAGCCGCGAACAAACTGACAACGCCGATGCATTTGTTGTCGCGAACTTGAGCAAGGGAACGAAAAACGTGTCGGTTCAAATATCGGGAACGGATTCGAAGTCGTTTTCGGCCTTCATCACCACAAGCGGCGACGAGAACTTCAGCCCAGCCGGAAACTACGAGGTTCGTAACGGGGCGGTATTTGTGGAAGTTCCGTCGGGAGCCGTCATCACTTTCTTGGGACAGTAG
- a CDS encoding right-handed parallel beta-helix repeat-containing protein, whose product MTFYIILIAFFSLFGTAESVAKTIFLSSSGNDADSGADEEHPVLTLHRAKQLCASSCDPSFEILLKGGETFTYFKAVTVTLYNSDETTFAFVWDIDKPLKISTYGSEDKARLSGAGYFHHSGGPGQAILIVEPSSKDVLIENLLFEMWELGTIMTFNTENVHIRNVKIDKVGPYYFPEEQTSGIFCAGVLYPKNSTRILIEDVVMTNCHNNYEQVGELHGFYCTRLNHSEIRNCFLQNISGSPFKFRRKDANNCYIHGNQCYYTGVSTQTPNQVQFGFLRYSGDPGGNCPYALTFENNIFHYPYCWIGKEDPQTCMAVRSTISNVDSCGSDASENPDRVRWINNDFEFHWKMSKYWTGPDVNKDE is encoded by the coding sequence TTGACGTTCTACATCATTTTGATTGCGTTTTTCTCCTTGTTCGGAACTGCGGAATCTGTCGCAAAGACAATCTTTTTGAGTAGCTCTGGCAATGATGCTGACAGCGGCGCGGATGAAGAACACCCGGTCTTAACTCTTCACCGGGCGAAGCAACTCTGCGCAAGTTCTTGCGACCCATCATTTGAAATCTTGTTGAAAGGTGGGGAGACATTTACCTACTTCAAAGCAGTAACCGTCACCCTCTATAACAGTGATGAAACGACCTTCGCTTTTGTTTGGGATATCGATAAGCCGCTTAAAATATCGACGTACGGATCGGAAGATAAGGCACGCCTTTCTGGCGCAGGTTATTTTCATCACAGCGGGGGACCCGGACAGGCTATCCTGATTGTTGAGCCCAGCAGCAAAGATGTATTGATCGAGAATCTCCTTTTTGAGATGTGGGAACTTGGAACGATCATGACCTTCAATACGGAAAACGTGCACATTCGGAATGTAAAGATCGACAAGGTTGGCCCCTACTATTTTCCTGAAGAACAAACCTCCGGGATCTTTTGCGCTGGAGTTCTTTATCCGAAAAACTCAACACGCATCCTTATTGAGGATGTCGTGATGACAAACTGCCACAACAATTATGAGCAAGTTGGCGAGTTGCATGGTTTTTATTGTACGCGCTTAAACCATTCGGAAATACGGAATTGTTTTCTGCAAAATATCAGTGGATCGCCATTCAAGTTCCGACGGAAAGACGCCAATAATTGCTACATCCATGGCAATCAATGCTATTACACGGGTGTCTCGACGCAGACACCAAATCAGGTCCAGTTCGGCTTCTTGCGATACAGCGGCGATCCAGGCGGCAATTGCCCTTATGCGTTGACATTTGAGAATAATATCTTTCACTATCCTTACTGCTGGATTGGAAAAGAAGATCCTCAAACTTGTATGGCTGTCCGATCGACAATTAGTAATGTTGATTCATGCGGAAGCGACGCATCCGAAAATCCCGACAGGGTGAGATGGATCAACAATGATTTCGAGTTTCATTGGAAGATGTCCAAGTACTGGACCGGGCCGGACGTCAACAAGGACGAATGA
- a CDS encoding SHD1 domain-containing protein yields the protein MNPSVCPKLVLVLCLVSSPTLLAEDGAMRVWRDRSGFFSLSATIVGVERSEAGPKIKLRKSDGDVVEVPYALFSDEDQEHSVAWYREQRAKPKVATAPVLPKVGDRVKIKWGNSWWKGVIEEVDGERFRFDYDGWDSSPDEWRTADQLRWEDDTAVIPGSLTDPAAPSSVSSVTNKTKPATNSSAKPVPANLAVTPQPTVTTMDLSHYEGSTDTNSKFPQGLSPQETLDYLQQQATRGNLQAFWDWVPDDFRDYLASQEHRDALKVLDQVSSKGLGQAHFLKELVAALRKRRAFVLNNPVVQMLLEDQPNVDAFARVYEPATDLLHEFTQLVGSIDDEIRGDGFDAAFRHRCDRVGTHVATLLALAPAEQLQSFWDRFVITEEAEGGTLTLVYPTGQRKTFPLVRINGRWMPRPLAESLLTIPTAQRAKAKEVQSLSKAALEGRIVGTSMARGFKDASYMSLAERFQEAAAAENQKEFDAAIQRALVALQASGVLGQ from the coding sequence ATGAATCCTTCTGTTTGCCCCAAGCTTGTCTTGGTTTTGTGTCTGGTGTCCTCTCCGACGTTGCTGGCAGAGGACGGGGCGATGCGTGTTTGGCGCGATCGCTCAGGTTTTTTTTCGCTCAGCGCCACCATCGTGGGCGTTGAACGCAGCGAAGCAGGTCCTAAGATCAAGCTTCGGAAAAGCGACGGAGACGTTGTTGAGGTGCCCTATGCGTTGTTCTCAGACGAGGACCAGGAGCATTCGGTCGCATGGTACCGAGAACAGCGAGCGAAGCCGAAAGTTGCTACAGCGCCCGTGCTGCCTAAGGTCGGTGATCGCGTGAAAATCAAATGGGGCAATTCTTGGTGGAAAGGCGTAATCGAAGAGGTTGATGGCGAGCGATTTCGGTTTGATTATGACGGATGGGACTCTTCACCCGACGAGTGGCGGACGGCCGATCAGTTGCGATGGGAAGACGACACCGCGGTGATTCCTGGAAGCCTCACGGATCCGGCTGCGCCTTCGTCCGTGTCCTCCGTGACCAACAAGACGAAGCCAGCCACAAACTCTTCGGCAAAACCCGTTCCGGCGAACTTGGCAGTGACGCCCCAACCCACCGTCACGACGATGGACCTGTCACATTACGAGGGATCGACAGACACGAATTCCAAATTTCCACAAGGACTCTCGCCCCAGGAAACACTCGATTACCTGCAGCAGCAGGCCACGCGTGGCAATTTGCAGGCCTTTTGGGACTGGGTCCCGGATGACTTTCGCGATTACCTTGCTAGTCAGGAGCATCGCGACGCCCTCAAGGTCCTGGATCAGGTCAGTTCAAAGGGGCTGGGGCAGGCGCATTTCCTCAAGGAATTGGTCGCTGCACTGCGCAAGCGTCGAGCCTTTGTGCTAAACAATCCGGTCGTCCAGATGCTGCTTGAGGATCAGCCGAACGTTGATGCTTTCGCGAGGGTCTACGAGCCCGCCACCGACTTGCTCCATGAGTTCACCCAATTGGTTGGCAGTATCGATGACGAGATCCGAGGAGACGGATTTGATGCCGCTTTTCGTCACCGTTGCGACCGCGTCGGCACACACGTCGCGACGCTCCTTGCGTTGGCTCCAGCGGAACAACTGCAGTCATTCTGGGATCGCTTCGTCATTACGGAGGAGGCAGAGGGTGGGACATTGACCCTGGTCTATCCAACGGGTCAGCGGAAGACGTTTCCGCTGGTTCGCATCAACGGGCGATGGATGCCGCGGCCTCTTGCGGAAAGCCTGTTGACGATACCTACGGCGCAGCGAGCGAAGGCCAAGGAGGTTCAATCGCTTTCCAAAGCTGCCCTGGAGGGACGCATCGTGGGGACCAGCATGGCACGTGGTTTCAAGGACGCCAGCTACATGAGTTTGGCCGAAAGGTTCCAAGAAGCGGCCGCCGCCGAAAATCAGAAGGAATTTGACGCAGCGATCCAGCGAGCCCTCGTGGCACTCCAAGCCAGCGGCGTTCTCGGTCAATGA
- a CDS encoding DUF4254 domain-containing protein, translating into MEKSPIGVAPIVVEHLTRLQTEAVERWHREPIDDPYSGFESLVCQQHQQNFRLWHAEDEARDRLATDRQLAKVKRSIDGLNQARNDLIEKLDDAITAMLHEGGVSVDEQASINTETPGSVIDRLSIMSLRRFHYREQLDRDDVDADHRQTVTNRVTLCEQQHHDLAHSLQELLDDLFAGRKRHKTYRQMKMYNDPSLNPAIYRSRQAGSLDVRRL; encoded by the coding sequence ATGGAAAAATCGCCGATCGGTGTTGCGCCGATCGTTGTTGAGCACCTGACGAGGCTACAAACGGAAGCGGTTGAGCGTTGGCATCGCGAACCGATCGACGATCCCTACTCGGGATTCGAGTCGCTCGTCTGCCAACAACACCAGCAAAATTTTCGTTTGTGGCACGCAGAAGATGAGGCACGCGATCGGTTGGCCACAGACAGGCAGCTTGCCAAGGTCAAGCGATCGATTGATGGTTTGAATCAAGCTCGCAACGACTTGATCGAAAAGCTCGACGATGCAATCACTGCCATGCTTCACGAAGGTGGCGTGTCGGTTGACGAGCAAGCGTCGATCAATACCGAAACTCCGGGCAGTGTGATCGATCGGCTCTCGATCATGTCACTCCGGCGTTTTCACTATCGGGAACAACTTGATCGAGACGACGTGGATGCCGACCATCGACAAACGGTGACAAATCGGGTCACGCTTTGCGAGCAGCAACACCATGATCTCGCCCATTCGTTGCAAGAATTGCTCGATGACCTGTTTGCGGGTCGAAAACGTCACAAAACGTATCGGCAAATGAAGATGTACAACGACCCGTCACTGAATCCCGCGATTTATCGGTCCCGTCAGGCTGGCTCTTTAGATGTCAGACGACTCTGA